A DNA window from Setaria viridis chromosome 2, Setaria_viridis_v4.0, whole genome shotgun sequence contains the following coding sequences:
- the LOC117845889 gene encoding uncharacterized protein At4g15970, translating to MKTARNLLHFLLVAAIGTVACVVLLLQRSPWPCDRVVPAPHVEVATLGNATQEVDPSMKNHGKQKAGSSAAEDKDDKLPELLRTAAMEDRTIIMTFTNEAWTAPGSLLDLFLESFRIGVRTEPLLKHLIIVAIDQKAFERCQELHPLCYALPVGGGVNFESEQSYMARDYVDMLWRRNRFQARVLGLGYGFVFTDVDIVWFRNPLLRVPVGVDFAMSCDSFYGDNPYDLNKRANGGFVYARPSARTLAFYGDWYESRNRYRGQHEQFVFDRVKHELVARSGVAAQFVDTDYLGGFCERGKRRDFNKLCTYHANCLVGLKTKLQKLRGVLDEWKRFKDKAGKPGSNITALTD from the coding sequence ATGAAGACGGCGAGAAATCTCCTCCATTTCCTTCTTGTGGCAGCCATCGGCACCGTAGCCTGcgtcgtgctgctgctgcagcgttCTCCGTGGCCGTGCGACCGCGTGGTGCCGGCGCCGCATGTAGAAGTGGCCACATTGGGTAATGCAACTCAAGAAGTTGATCCCAGTATGAAAAACCATGGCAAGCAGAAGGCCGGCAGTTCAGCAGCTGAAGACAAGGACGACAAGCTTCCAGAGTTGCTGAGGACGGCAGCCATGGAGGACAGGACCATCATAATGACCTTCACCAACGAGGCGTGGACGGCGCCGGGCTCGCTCCTGGACCTCTTCCTGGAGAGCTTCCGCATCGGCGTGAGGACGGAGCCCCTGCTGAAGCACCTGATCATCGTCGCCATCGACCAGAAGGCCTTCGAGCGGTGCCAGGAGCTGCACCCGCTCTGCTACGCGctccccgtcggcggcggcgtcaacTTCGAGTCGGAGCAGTCGTACATGGCCAGGGACTACGTCGACATGCTGTGGCGCCGGAACCGGTTCCAGGCCCGCGTCCTGGGGCTCGGCTACGGCTTCGTCTTCACGGACGTGGACATAGTCTGGTTCCGGAACCCGCTGCTGCGCGTCCCCGTCGGCGTCGACTTCGCCATGTCCTGCGACTCCTTCTACGGCGACAACCCCTACGACCTCAACAAGAGGGCCAACGGCGGGTTCGTGTACGCCAGGCCCAGCGCCAGGACGCTGGCGTTCTACGGGGACTGGTACGAGTCCAGGAACAGGTACCGGGGCCAGCACGAGCAATTCGTGTTCGACAGGGTGAAGCACGAGCTGGTCGCGCggagcggcgtggcggcgcagtTCGTGGACACGGACTACCTCGGCGGCTTCTGCGAGCGAGGGAAGAGGAGGGACTTCAACAAGCTGTGCACGTACCACGCCAACTGCCTCGTCGGGCTCAAGACCAAGCTGCAGAAGCTCCGTGGCGTGCTCGACGAGTGGAAGCGGTTCAAGGACAAGGCCGGGAAGCCGGGCAGCAACATCACCGCTCTTACGGACTGA
- the LOC117846117 gene encoding uncharacterized protein At4g15970, whose product MNTVANLLRFLLVAAIGTVACVVLLQQRSPFPCGGHVDVPPAATTSRNNGTRADDDPTTEDDGDKLPEVLRRAAMEDKTIIMTFTNEAWTAPGSLTDLFLESFRTGVRTAPLLRHLVIVAIDAKAFERCQHVHPLCYALPVNQSAAAVNYASEQRYMARDYLDMLWRRNRFQARVLELGYSFVFTDVDIVWFRNPLLRIPVAADMAFSCDWYSGSNPYDLNKRANGGFLYVRASARTAALYGGWYESRAAYPGQHEQFVFDKVKRELSARHGVTVQFVDTAYLGTFCDRGKRKDWHKLCTFHANCVIGLKAKLEKLRGVLDEWQRFKAKAGPNGTALTD is encoded by the coding sequence ATGAACACCGTGGCAAATCTCTTGCGTTTCCTTCTCGTGGCAGCCATCGGCACCGTAGCCTGTGTCGTGCTGCTACAGCAGCGTTCTCCGTTCCCGTGCGGCGGGCACGTCGAcgtgccgccggcggccaccacctCGCGCAATAACGGAACTCGAGCTGACGACGACCCCACCacggaggacgacggcgacaaGCTTCCGGAGGTTCTGAGGAGAGCGGCCATGGAGGACAAGACCATCATAATGACCTTCACGAACGAGGCGTGGACGGCGCCGGGCTCGCTCACGGACCTCTTCCTGGAGAGCTTCCGCACGGGCGTGCGGACGGCGCCCCTGCTCAGGCACCTGGTCATCGTCGCCATCGACGCCAAGGCCTTCGAGCGGTGCCAGCACGTGCACCCGCTCTGCTACGCGCTCCCCGTCaaccagagcgccgccgccgtcaactACGCCTCGGAGCAGCGCTACATGGCCAGGGACTACCTGGACATGTTGTGGCGCCGGAACCGGTTCCAGGCCCGCGTCctggagctcggctacagcttcgtcttcacGGACGTGGACATCGTCTGGTTCCGGAACCCGCTGCTGCGCATCCCGGTGGCCGCGGACATGGCCTTCTCCTGCGACTGGTACTCCGGCAGCAACCCCTACGACCTCAACAAGCGGGCCAACGGCGGGTTCCTGTACGTGAGGGCGAGCGCCAGGACGGCCGCGCTCTACGGGGGGTGGTACGAGTCGAGGGCGGCGTACCCGGGGCAGCACGAGCAGTTCGTGTTCGACAAGGTGAAGCGCGAGCTGTCGGCGCGGCACGGCGTGACGGTGCAGTTCGTGGACACGGCCTACCTGGGCACGTTCTGCGACCGCGGGAAGAGGAAGGACTGGCACAAGCTGTGCACGTTCCACGCCAATTGCGTCATCGGGCTCAAGGCCAAGCTGGAGAAGCTCCGCGGCGTCCTCGACGAGTGGCAGCGGTTCAAGGCCAAGGCAGGCCCCAACGGCACCGCTCTTACAGACTGA
- the LOC117842020 gene encoding uncharacterized protein At4g15970 isoform X1, with amino-acid sequence MAAPRCSKRDLLGFFLGAAVTAACVVLLQPAAPCPCGLVPLAETELAAFGNETAYHAPPRPCSLVGVAPADRQELVALGNGTAAHADPCTTKPGGMQDATSPDDNLPELLRRAAMEDNTVIMTFTNGAFASPNSLLDLFLHSFRVGVRTAPLLRHLIIVAVDDKAYGRCRHVHPHCYALAMGATNFTGEQRFMARDYLDMMWRRNRFQARVLRLGYSFVFTDVDIVWFRNPLLRIPVGADLAMSCDKFYGDNPYDLDKWANGGFVYARASARTVAFYESWYQARGAHPGKNEQDLFDMLKRELSARHGVAAQFVDTAYLGGFCDRRKGRDFNKLCTYHANCLVGMKLKLRRLTQVFAEWNKFRASAALTD; translated from the exons ATGGCGGCGCCCCGTTGCTCCAAGAGAGATCTCCTGGGCTTCTTCCTCGGAGCCGCCGTCACGGCGGCCTGCGTCGTGCTGCTCCAGCCGGCTGCTCCGTGCCCGTGCGGCCTCGTCCCGCTGGCAGAGACAGAGCTCGCAGCCTTCGGTAATGAAACGGCTTATCATGCCCCTCCGCGCCCGTGcagcctcgtcggcgtcgcgcCGGCGGATCGTCAGGAGCTTGTAGCCTTGGGTAACGGAACAGCTGCTCATGCGGATCCCTGCACGACGAAGCCTGGTGGCATG CAGGATGCTACCTCACCCGACGACAATCTTCCGGAGCTGCTGAGGCGAGCGGCCATGGAGGACAACACCGTCATCATGACCTTCACGAACGGAGCGTTCGCTTCTCCCAACTCGCTCCTCGACCTCTTCCTGCACAGCTTCCGTGTCGGCGTGAGGACGGCGCCCCTGCTCCGGCACCTTAtcatcgtcgccgtcgacgacaAGGCGTACGGGCGTTGCCGGCACGTGCACCCGCACTGCTACGCGCTCGCCATGGGCGCCACCAACTTCACGGGGGAGCAGCGTTTCATGGCCAGGGACTACCTGGACATGATGTGGCGCCGTAACCGGTTCCAGGCCCGCGTCCTGcggctcggctacagcttcgtcttcacGGACGTGGACATCGTCTGGTTCCGAAACCCGCTGCTGCGCATCCCCGTCGGCGCCGACCTCGCCATGTCCTGCGACAAGTTCTACGGCGACAACCCCTACGACCTCGACAAGTGGGCCAACGGCGGGTTCGTGTACGCCAGGGCCAGCGCCAGGACGGTGGCGTTCTACGAGAGCTGGTACCAGGCGCGGGGGGCGCACCCGGGCAAGAACGAGCAGGACCTGTTCGACATGCTCAAGCGCGAGCTCTCGGCGCggcacggcgtggcggcgcagtTCGTGGACACGGCGTACCTCGGCGGGTTCTGCGACCGCCGGAAGGGGAGGGACTTCAACAAGCTGTGCACCTACCACGCCAACTGCCTCGTCGGGATGAAGCTGAAGCTCAGGAGGCTCACTCAAGTTTTCGCCGAGTGGAACAAGTTCAGGGCCAGCGCCGCGCTGACGGACTGA
- the LOC117842020 gene encoding uncharacterized protein At4g15970 isoform X2 — translation MAAPRCSKRDLLGFFLGAAVTAACVVLLQPAAPCPCGLVPLAETELAAFGNETAYHAPPRPCSLVGVAPADRQELVALGNGTAAHADPCTTKPGGMDATSPDDNLPELLRRAAMEDNTVIMTFTNGAFASPNSLLDLFLHSFRVGVRTAPLLRHLIIVAVDDKAYGRCRHVHPHCYALAMGATNFTGEQRFMARDYLDMMWRRNRFQARVLRLGYSFVFTDVDIVWFRNPLLRIPVGADLAMSCDKFYGDNPYDLDKWANGGFVYARASARTVAFYESWYQARGAHPGKNEQDLFDMLKRELSARHGVAAQFVDTAYLGGFCDRRKGRDFNKLCTYHANCLVGMKLKLRRLTQVFAEWNKFRASAALTD, via the exons ATGGCGGCGCCCCGTTGCTCCAAGAGAGATCTCCTGGGCTTCTTCCTCGGAGCCGCCGTCACGGCGGCCTGCGTCGTGCTGCTCCAGCCGGCTGCTCCGTGCCCGTGCGGCCTCGTCCCGCTGGCAGAGACAGAGCTCGCAGCCTTCGGTAATGAAACGGCTTATCATGCCCCTCCGCGCCCGTGcagcctcgtcggcgtcgcgcCGGCGGATCGTCAGGAGCTTGTAGCCTTGGGTAACGGAACAGCTGCTCATGCGGATCCCTGCACGACGAAGCCTGGTGGCATG GATGCTACCTCACCCGACGACAATCTTCCGGAGCTGCTGAGGCGAGCGGCCATGGAGGACAACACCGTCATCATGACCTTCACGAACGGAGCGTTCGCTTCTCCCAACTCGCTCCTCGACCTCTTCCTGCACAGCTTCCGTGTCGGCGTGAGGACGGCGCCCCTGCTCCGGCACCTTAtcatcgtcgccgtcgacgacaAGGCGTACGGGCGTTGCCGGCACGTGCACCCGCACTGCTACGCGCTCGCCATGGGCGCCACCAACTTCACGGGGGAGCAGCGTTTCATGGCCAGGGACTACCTGGACATGATGTGGCGCCGTAACCGGTTCCAGGCCCGCGTCCTGcggctcggctacagcttcgtcttcacGGACGTGGACATCGTCTGGTTCCGAAACCCGCTGCTGCGCATCCCCGTCGGCGCCGACCTCGCCATGTCCTGCGACAAGTTCTACGGCGACAACCCCTACGACCTCGACAAGTGGGCCAACGGCGGGTTCGTGTACGCCAGGGCCAGCGCCAGGACGGTGGCGTTCTACGAGAGCTGGTACCAGGCGCGGGGGGCGCACCCGGGCAAGAACGAGCAGGACCTGTTCGACATGCTCAAGCGCGAGCTCTCGGCGCggcacggcgtggcggcgcagtTCGTGGACACGGCGTACCTCGGCGGGTTCTGCGACCGCCGGAAGGGGAGGGACTTCAACAAGCTGTGCACCTACCACGCCAACTGCCTCGTCGGGATGAAGCTGAAGCTCAGGAGGCTCACTCAAGTTTTCGCCGAGTGGAACAAGTTCAGGGCCAGCGCCGCGCTGACGGACTGA
- the LOC117844328 gene encoding uncharacterized protein — protein MDPPPAAGNLDPAVERGRSGGGLQDAPSGGANGAPYVSGGGAGGAPFVWLGGPPTGPLGALLAAAGVPPGMVAGAWPGGAATAAGQPPAQQPAIPAAAGLAAGAWPGIPGAWPGVPSAAMPASTSTPGGWPEWWAGAAAAALGPDWLRADPQLASQETASQEVGGNDERLPVRGSSTRRRGTRAPRPPPAARTATAPASVDVDLTDPSLADWCDENNRIVCEIFADEVLKGNRSSTHLSKTGYKNVIARFKERTGIEYTRKQFKNKWDKSKQDYGIWKQLKNKETGIGWDETGKNIVMSEAWWKKTAKDIKGSTRFKLKGLQNEEQLSIMFEDLRNTGDEHWSASSGIAPSSANLSRESSPIPIDDEDEADKVDSDSEPEEVTPRSVHGSKRGRGASNIKGKKPKTSTGHWFQEQMGKIVEMNERTTASCESIARREDTSGCSIQDVMALVKNCGALPSTNEHFVASLVFTKRAEREMFMTLDTPEERFDWLKRKYEWMTRNDVPK, from the exons atggaccctcctccggcggcgggaaACTTGGATCCGGCGGTCGAAAGGGGTAGATCCGGTGGTGGGCTCCAGGATGCGCCTAGCGGAGGGGCCAACGGCGCGCCGTATGTGTCCGGCGGAGGGGCTGGCGGCGCCCCGTTCGTGTGGCTGGGAGGCCCGCCGACGGGTCCCCTGGGTGCCCTCCTGGCCGCCGCGGGAGTGCCTCCCGGCATGGTGGCGGGCGCATGGCCTGGAGGCGCAGCAACCGCGGCGGGCCAGCCACCGGCGCAGCAACCGGCCATCCCAGCCGCGGCgggcctggccgccggcgcgtgGCCCGGCATCCCCGGCGCATGGCCCGGCGTCCCCAGCGCCGCCATGCCTGCAAGCACAAGCACACCCGGAGGATGGCCGGAGTGGTGGgctggagcagcggcggcggctctagGGCCGGATTGGCTCCGTGCCGATCCTCAACTCGCTTCACAGGAGACAGCTTCACAGGAGGTTGGAGGCAATGACGAGCGGCTGCCGGTTCGGGGCTCCTCAACTCGCCGGCGAGGTACCCGCGCACCTAGGCCACCACCGGCGGCTAGGACAGCTACTGCTCCTGCATCTGTGGACGTCGACCTCACCGATCCAAG CTTGGCTGATTGGTGTGATGAGAACAATAGGATAGTTTGTGagatttttgctgatgaagttTTAAAAGGAAATAGATCAAGTACTCATTTGAGTAAGACCGGGTACAAGAATGTGATAGCAAGGTTTAAAGAGAGGACTGGGATTGAGTACACTAGAAAGCAATTCAAGAATAAATGGGATAAGTCGAAGCAAGATTATGGTATTTGGAAGCAGTTGAAAAATAAGGAGACTGGGATTGGATGGGATGAAACTGGGAAGAATATTGTAATGTCAGAGGCATGGTGGAAGAAAACAGCAAAA GATATAAAGGGCTCTACCAGATTCAAGCTGAAAGGACTACAAAATGAAGAACAACTAAGCATTATGTTTGAAGACCTCAGAAATACTGGTGATGAACATTGGTCCGCTTCTAGTGGTATAGCACCTTCTTCAGCAAACTTGTCTCGTGAAAGCTCTCCAATTCctattgatgatgaagatgaagcagaCAAAGTGGATTCGGACAGTGAGCCGGAGGAGGTGACACCTAGGAGTGTGCATGGTTCAAAGAGAGGTCGAGGGGCTAGTAACATCAAGGGAAAGAAACCCAAGACAAGTACAGGGCATTGGTTTCAGGAACAAATGGGCAAGATTGTGGAGATGAATGAGAGGACAACTGCATCTTGTGAATCTATTGCAAGGAGGGAGGATACATCTGGTTGTTCCATCCAGGATGTCATGGCTTTGGTCAAGAATTGTGGGGCTCTTCCCTCGACGAATGAACATTTTGTTGCATCTCTAGTTTTTACCAAGAGGGCTGAACGAGAGATGTTTATGACTTTGGATACACCTGAGGAGAGGTTTGATTGGCTGAAGAGGAAGTATGAATGGATGACTAGAAATGATGTGCCTAAGTAG
- the LOC117844329 gene encoding serpin-Z6B yields MRSSQDQYVAEHDGFKVLRMPYTVPDPYHGILSSVRAQIVYTEAESWDVTPLPYPQFSLCIFLPDARDGLWSLEDKVLSEMGSIHEHLLLPRNRVGVGRFQVPKLKMCMSDGTSIKTVLQGLGIRALFSEEADMTNMLEHGGTGEPFFVNDVVHKAIFRVDEGDQSSEVTTTDSAARGGCLRLERQPVDFVADHPFAFFVVEEVTGAILLAGHVLDPTQVI; encoded by the coding sequence ATGCGCAGCTCCCAGGACCAGTACGTCGCCGAGCACGACGGGTTCAAGGTGCTCAGGATGCCGTACACGGTGCCGGACCCGTACCACGGCATCCTGTCCAGCGTAAGAGCCCAAATCGTTTACACCGAGGCGGAGTCATGGGATGTGACCCCGCTCCCGTACCCTCAGTTCTCCCTGTGCATCTTCCTCCCGGATGCGCGCGACGGCCTCTGGAGCCTCGAGGACAAGGTCCTGTCCGAGATGGGCTCCATCCACGAGCATCTCCTTCTCCCCAGGAATCGCGTTGGGGTCGGCAGGTTCCAGGTACCCAAGCTCAAGATGTGCATGTCCGATGGCACCAGTATAAAGACTGTCCTCCAGGGTCTTGGGATCAGAGCTCTCTTCTCGGAAGAAGCTGACATGACGAACATGCTGGAGCATGGCGGAACAGGCGAGCCCTTTTTTGTGAATGACGTAGTGCACAAAGCCATCTTCCGGGTGGATGAGGGAGATCAGAGTAGCGAGGTGACGACGACGGATTCTGCTGCTCGCGGTGGGTGCCTTCGGCTGGAGCGTCAGCCGGTGGACTTCGTTGCGGATCATCCGTTTGCGTTCTTTGTGGTGGAAGAAGTGACTGGTGCGATCCTTCTCGCAGGGCACGTACTTGATCCTACACAAGTAATTTGA
- the LOC117843627 gene encoding uridine/cytidine kinase UKL1, chloroplastic, whose amino-acid sequence MPEKAVDDVMEAAVGAHFSGLRLEALRLSSPSAPSSPSSARASPGAAAAAHSNGTVYANGTAAAAAVELASPPAARQPFVIGVSGGTASGKTTVCDMIIQQLHDHRVVLVNQDSFYRGLTAEESAHAQDYNFDHPDAFDTEQLLECMGQLKRAQPVNVPIYDFKKHRRCSETFRKVNASDVIILEGILVFHDQRVRNLMDMKIFVDTDADIRLARRIRRDTVERGRDISSVLDQYGRFVKPAFDDFVLPSKKYADVIIPRGGDNHVAVDLIVQHICTKLGQHDLCKIYPNVHVVQSTFQIRGMHTLIRDRDITTPDFVFYSDRLIRLVVEHGLGHLPFTEKQVITPTGSVYMGVDFCKKLCGVSIVRSGESMENALRACCKGIKIGKILIHRVGDNGQQLVYHKLPMDIAERHVLLLDPVLGTGNSANQAIDLLIRKGVPEDRIIFLNLISAPEGIQCVCKRFPLLKIVTSEIDYGLNEEFRVIPGLGEYGDRYFGTDN is encoded by the exons ATGCCGGAGAAGGCGGTCGACGACGtcatggaggcggcggtgggggcgcaCTTCAGCGGCCTCCGCCTCGAGGCGCTccgcctctcctccccctccgccccatcctccccttcctccgccagGGCCTCCCCCGGCGCCGCAGCCGCTGCCCATTCCAACGGCACCGTCTACGCCAACGGCactgcggccgccgcggcggtggagctcgcctcccctcccgccgctcGGCAGCCCTTCGTCATCG gGGTTTCGGGAGGAACGGCGTCGGGGAAGACGACGGTGTGCGACATGATCATCCAGCAGCTGCACGACCACCGCGTCGTGCTCGTGAACCAG GATTCGTTCTATCGTGGCCTAACTGCTGAAGAATCTGCACATGCCCAAGACTACAATTTTGATCACCCTG ATGCATTTGATACAGAACAACTTCTGGAATGCATGGGACAGCTGAAACGTGCTCAGCCTGTAAATGTTCCTATATATGATTTCAAGAAGCACCGACGGTGCTCTGAAACCTTTAGGAAG GTCAATGCATCAGATGTCATCATTTTGGAGGGAATTTTAGTCTTTCATGATCAGAGAGTTCGCAACCTGATGGACATGAAAATTTTTGTGGACACAG ATGCTGATATTAGGCTCGCTCGAAGAATCAGGCGTGATACAGTTGAAAGAGGTAGAGATATTAGCTCGGTGCTTGACCAG TATGGAAGATTTGTGAAGCCAGCATTCGATGATTTTGTTCTTCCTTCAAAGAAGTATGCTGACGTGATTATTCCACGAGGAGGTGATAACCATGTAGCAGTTGATCTAATTGTTCAACATATCTGTACAAAGCTTGGTCAGCATGACTTGTGCAAAATCTATCCTAATGTTCATGTAGTTCAATCAACTTTTCAG ATCCGAGGAATGCACACTCTTATTCGTGATAGGGACATCACTACACCTGACTTTGTTTTTTATTCAGATCGGTTGATTCGTTTG GTAGTAGAGCATGGTCTGGGGCATTTGCCATTTACAGAAAAGCAGGTTATTACTCCAACAG GATCTGTTTATATGGGAGTCGATTTCTGCAAGAAGCTCTGTGGAGTGTCTATTGTGCGAAG TGGTGAGAGCATGGAGAATGCATTGCGTGCTTGCTGTAAAGgaataaaaattggaaaaattcTAATACATCGTGTTGGAGACAACGGACAGCAG CTCGTATATCACAAACTTCCAATGGATATTGCTGAACGGCATGTTCTACTTTTGGATCCAGTGCTTGGTACAG GCAATTCGGCAAATCAAGCTATTGACCTTCTTATAAGAAAAGGTGTTCCTGAGGACCGAATCATTTTCCTAAATCTCATCTCG GCTCCTGAAGGGATTCAATGCGTTTGCAAGCGATTCCCGTTGCTGAAGATCGTAACATCAGAGATCGATTATGGTCTGAACGAGGAATTCAGGGTCATCCCTGGACTGGGAGAGTATGGGGATCGCTACTTTGGCACAGACAATTGA